One genomic region from Saprospiraceae bacterium encodes:
- a CDS encoding Zn-dependent hydrolase has product MNRIILICTFGLAISFFSCKPKAKMAPSVSVTTEEIMDSLVTESIKDPIQLSLEKYVKVDLKTDLSKLTEKEKLMIPLMIKAAKIMDDIFWMEAYGDKSALLDSISDLRYREFAAINYGPWDRLDGNKPFMDGVMPKAAGAGFYPKDITKDEFDIATLKDKKGLYSMVTRDTKGKLMTVPYHVYFKDQVKEASDLVKQAAALAEDAGLKKYLSLRAEALLTDDYKASDLAWMDMKDNTLDMVIGPIESYEDQLYGYRASHEAFVLVKDQEWSKRLAKFATMLPGLQEGIPVDAKYKKEKPGTASDLNAYDAIYYAGDCNSGSKTIAINLPNDETVQLKKGTRRLQLKNTIEAKFETILKPMADLLIAADQRKNINGEAFFSNVMFHEVAHGLGIKNTINGKGTVREALKENYAALEEGKADVLGLYMIQQLHKQGEITGDMQDYIVTFVASIFRSIRFGASSAHGKANLLRFNYFKEQGAIVRGADGTYSVDFTKFDNAVEGLTKLILQIQGDGDYEGLSKLMSEKCILSDELKADLDRLAKANIPVDIIFNQGLETLGLIEQ; this is encoded by the coding sequence ATGAATCGTATTATCCTTATATGCACTTTTGGGCTGGCCATCAGTTTCTTTAGTTGTAAACCAAAAGCCAAAATGGCGCCATCAGTGAGCGTCACCACAGAAGAAATCATGGATAGCCTGGTCACCGAAAGCATCAAAGACCCTATTCAGCTTTCTTTAGAAAAATATGTCAAGGTAGATCTCAAAACCGACTTAAGTAAACTGACAGAAAAGGAAAAACTAATGATTCCGCTGATGATCAAGGCAGCTAAAATCATGGATGATATATTTTGGATGGAAGCCTATGGCGACAAAAGTGCCTTATTGGATTCGATTTCAGATCTGCGGTACAGAGAGTTTGCGGCCATCAATTATGGTCCATGGGATCGACTAGATGGCAACAAACCATTTATGGATGGGGTGATGCCAAAAGCAGCGGGTGCAGGATTTTACCCTAAGGATATCACCAAGGATGAATTTGATATAGCGACTTTAAAGGATAAAAAGGGACTCTATTCTATGGTCACCAGGGATACCAAAGGTAAATTGATGACAGTGCCCTACCATGTTTATTTTAAAGATCAGGTCAAAGAAGCATCTGATCTGGTCAAACAAGCTGCAGCATTGGCCGAAGATGCAGGCCTGAAAAAATATCTATCCTTAAGGGCCGAAGCGCTCTTGACAGATGATTACAAAGCCAGTGACCTGGCATGGATGGATATGAAAGACAATACACTGGACATGGTCATAGGTCCAATAGAAAGTTATGAGGACCAGTTGTATGGCTACCGAGCTTCGCATGAAGCTTTCGTATTAGTAAAAGATCAGGAATGGAGTAAAAGGCTTGCCAAATTTGCAACGATGCTGCCCGGTCTCCAGGAAGGTATACCTGTCGATGCCAAATACAAAAAAGAAAAACCAGGTACAGCCTCTGACTTAAACGCATATGACGCCATCTATTATGCCGGTGATTGCAATTCAGGGAGTAAGACGATTGCAATCAACTTACCTAATGATGAAACCGTTCAGTTAAAAAAAGGGACAAGGCGCCTGCAGTTAAAGAACACCATCGAAGCCAAATTTGAGACTATCCTAAAGCCTATGGCAGACCTATTGATAGCGGCTGATCAGCGAAAAAATATCAATGGAGAGGCTTTTTTCTCCAACGTGATGTTTCATGAAGTCGCCCATGGATTGGGAATAAAAAATACGATCAATGGTAAGGGCACAGTGAGAGAAGCGCTTAAGGAAAATTATGCTGCTCTGGAAGAAGGCAAAGCAGATGTATTAGGACTCTATATGATCCAACAGCTGCATAAGCAAGGGGAGATCACGGGAGATATGCAAGATTATATCGTGACTTTCGTAGCCAGTATCTTTCGATCTATTCGTTTTGGAGCTTCCAGCGCTCATGGCAAAGCCAATCTTTTGAGGTTTAATTATTTTAAAGAACAAGGAGCTATAGTGAGGGGAGCTGACGGTACCTATTCAGTTGACTTCACAAAGTTTGATAACGCGGTAGAAGGTCTGACGAAACTGATATTGCAAATACAGGGAGATGGTGATTATGAAGGTCTTTCCAAACTCATGAGTGAAAAGTGCATTTTGTCCGATGAATTAAAAGCTGATTTGGACCGATTAGCAAAAGCCAATATCCCGGTGGATATTATTTTTAATCAGGGTCTTGAAACGCTAG